In Edaphobacter paludis, a single window of DNA contains:
- a CDS encoding LacI family DNA-binding transcriptional regulator, which translates to MTVRLKDIASDLNLSKMTISRVLRGQTDVSAATKARVLQRMKELNYRPNIAARSLRSGNTFSIGLVIPSLSDPFFTEVARGLVQTVRAAGYGLLISSSEEDPEIERFEIGLQLSRQVDALLVASVQESTEFFDDLGQQHVPMVFIGRKPPSFGAHFVGVRDQDIGYVAAAHLIQTGCHKVAYLRGPRTAAADLRYSGYRAALNDFNIPFRPALVIEACEADRHEYRRGVEAMCRLLTEKVRPDGVMCFSDLLAIGVIDAALNKNLKVPEDIAIVGCGNQPLIQSMKVSLSSVDLAGLEVGQRAAKLVLRILSSEKVASNRSLYVSPRIVVRDSS; encoded by the coding sequence ATGACTGTTCGCTTGAAGGACATCGCAAGCGACCTGAATCTTTCAAAGATGACGATATCGAGAGTCCTGCGGGGACAGACCGATGTAAGCGCAGCTACCAAGGCAAGAGTGCTCCAGCGGATGAAGGAGCTGAACTACAGACCTAATATTGCGGCCCGCAGCTTACGCAGCGGCAACACCTTCAGCATCGGGCTGGTCATTCCATCGCTGTCTGACCCATTTTTTACAGAAGTTGCTAGAGGCCTTGTCCAGACGGTGCGAGCGGCGGGCTATGGGCTTCTCATTTCTTCGTCTGAAGAAGACCCAGAGATAGAGCGATTTGAGATTGGGCTCCAGCTTTCTAGACAGGTAGACGCTCTGCTTGTTGCTTCCGTTCAGGAATCCACAGAATTCTTCGATGATTTGGGTCAGCAACACGTCCCTATGGTCTTCATCGGTCGTAAGCCCCCGTCCTTTGGGGCTCATTTCGTAGGCGTCCGTGATCAGGATATTGGATACGTTGCGGCAGCCCATCTTATCCAGACCGGATGCCACAAAGTCGCATACCTACGAGGGCCTCGCACCGCCGCTGCCGACCTTAGATATTCGGGCTATCGTGCGGCCCTGAACGATTTCAATATTCCCTTCAGGCCGGCCCTCGTAATCGAGGCTTGTGAGGCGGATCGTCACGAATATCGCCGAGGAGTCGAAGCGATGTGCCGATTGCTCACAGAAAAGGTTCGCCCCGACGGGGTCATGTGTTTCAGCGATCTGTTGGCCATTGGCGTCATTGATGCAGCACTCAATAAGAATTTGAAAGTGCCTGAAGACATCGCAATTGTTGGCTGCGGCAATCAGCCACTGATTCAATCCATGAAAGTTTCTTTGTCGAGCGTCGACCTTGCCGGATTGGAAGTGGGACAGAGGGCCGCCAAGCTTGTTTTGCGTATACTCTCATCGGAGAAAGTCGCTTCCAACAGAAGCTTGTACGTTTCTCCACGAATTGTCGTACGTGATTCGAGCTAA
- a CDS encoding carbohydrate kinase family protein: MKRKTAKTFDLVVFGEFFSDLIFYGVPDRPRLGEELKTDHFLIAPGGGLATTALAANKLGTSTGILTRVGADASTLPTWTGILDQGLDVGACEVRKDFATALTASIAYKADRMMVTHEPINRNLEDLLDKVAVQRKLKRARHVHLACALHRPRKWIPILKALRAEGITVSADFGWNPDISITELMSIIKHCEFIFPNAHEACTITGTKSPLRALEKLSEWVPVPVVTLGAKGSMLMAEGRFYKQPALSVTIVDATGAGDAFNGGFLHEFLRGSQWDDCLRAGNICGGLATMAPGGSQGLPSYLEFARHMRAFKAREKK, from the coding sequence TTGAAGAGAAAGACTGCAAAGACCTTCGATCTCGTAGTTTTTGGAGAGTTCTTCTCCGATCTCATCTTCTATGGAGTTCCGGATCGACCTCGTCTGGGCGAAGAACTTAAGACTGACCACTTTTTGATAGCGCCCGGCGGCGGACTCGCAACTACGGCACTTGCGGCGAACAAGCTGGGTACCTCAACTGGCATCTTGACCAGGGTTGGTGCCGACGCGTCCACTCTGCCCACCTGGACCGGAATCCTCGATCAGGGGTTGGACGTGGGCGCCTGTGAGGTGCGAAAGGATTTCGCGACCGCTCTGACTGCCAGTATCGCCTACAAGGCAGATCGGATGATGGTGACGCATGAGCCGATCAATCGAAATCTTGAGGACCTTCTCGACAAGGTCGCGGTGCAGCGCAAACTCAAGCGCGCGCGTCACGTGCATTTGGCCTGCGCTCTTCATCGGCCGCGAAAGTGGATACCAATTCTGAAGGCACTTCGCGCGGAGGGCATAACCGTCTCAGCCGACTTTGGATGGAACCCCGACATCTCCATCACTGAACTTATGTCGATCATCAAGCACTGTGAATTCATCTTTCCGAATGCGCATGAGGCGTGCACCATCACCGGTACCAAAAGCCCTCTGCGGGCGCTTGAAAAGCTTAGCGAGTGGGTACCCGTTCCCGTCGTGACGCTGGGCGCGAAGGGCTCCATGTTGATGGCCGAGGGAAGGTTTTACAAGCAGCCTGCCCTGTCCGTTACGATCGTTGATGCTACGGGCGCGGGCGATGCTTTCAATGGCGGCTTCCTGCATGAATTTTTGCGCGGCTCTCAGTGGGACGATTGCCTGCGCGCTGGCAATATCTGCGGGGGGCTGGCAACCATGGCGCCCGGCGGTTCTCAAGGGCTTCCTTCGTATTTGGAGTTTGCAAGGCACATGCGTGCCTTCAAGGCACGCGAAAAGAAATAA
- a CDS encoding TonB-dependent receptor domain-containing protein, whose product MCISSVAWAQIDTGAITGTLRDDQGAVLPGAAVTIRNVATGVATKTTTNADGTYQVLALIPGIYSVEAVAQGFGSTKNPSVDIHVQTRAQVDFTLHVGAVQEQIEVHESGVQLQTQSADVGDVIGSNQIDNLPLNSRRYADLALLSPGIFKNPSVANPAPDRFSSNGNSETQNYFALDGVDNNSGSTNLQEGSVQNVQPPPDAIQEFRLQTRTYSTEFGTSAGAVVNASIKSGTNQFHGNVWEYARNSIFDSNTFLNRQNGIGKGSFSQNQFGGTLGGPILHDRMFFFGDYQGLRSSKQVTKLSVVPSHNMKSGDFSELDPAAYPFLSKATGQTGCLNATTRIIAPSCLDPVAMKLAALFPDPNVPGQTIWTGNPNYQFVYQSPTQINSADVRIDHKLTEKDALFGRYSYMKQHRQDPPWTKDPIAGNGGFATDYNIRNQGLALGWTRILSASAVNQARFGFSRDNAVSGPIGLTLGKSNATDYGLTGIPASPYTAGIPPIYISGLVTLGVDRYRPQFQVAQVFQFIDTFTKLQGNHSLLFGYEYHRNTDNFLDLQAPQGYIQSTGIYSNKSGFGFADFLMGDVASTIYNTPLAVHNFLPGHSFFAQDTWRIVNRLTVTYGARYELFAPWMNRTNSVSNFSPANGGSMVPSTPNAKGWADRSLINPDKNNIAPRIGFSYQASDKVVFRGGYGVFYQFINRIGSESMLALNLPFLKQIFTSQSNGSVDPVFFLKNGFPGKTYAAASVPLYLQKANWQDPNQRTSYIQQASFGPQFQMSPTTVLEMNWIGNWGHKMNRLRNANQGVVTGYASPTAALVQFPYANLNTATSTIAGAGQHAFLEYATNDGNTSYNALEVSARRRLANRLGYQISYTWSHAFADFTDNLTGGSTPQNAYDYAHEKSNSPFDQRHRFVASGQWSVPIGKGGWVLNRDSVAASLLGGWQLNTIITLQTGTTFSVGAADNSQTGGSHASYANCVGNPFAGTTSDRNQVSDRNSTERFISASGFAQPGVGTFGSCRPRMFYGPGSRNVDLSVFKQFSLGDVRKIELRFEGFNAFNHANFGNPSASVSNTATFGKITSVVNDPREIQLAGKFYF is encoded by the coding sequence ATGTGCATTTCTTCTGTGGCATGGGCGCAGATCGATACCGGCGCGATTACAGGGACGTTGCGCGATGACCAGGGCGCTGTTCTCCCGGGAGCTGCGGTAACCATCCGCAATGTTGCTACGGGTGTCGCCACAAAAACCACGACGAATGCCGACGGAACCTATCAGGTATTGGCGCTTATCCCTGGCATATACTCTGTGGAAGCGGTGGCGCAAGGATTCGGCTCGACAAAAAATCCATCTGTCGATATCCACGTTCAGACTCGTGCCCAGGTTGATTTCACCTTGCATGTGGGTGCCGTGCAAGAGCAGATCGAGGTGCATGAGAGCGGGGTCCAGCTCCAAACACAGTCTGCCGATGTCGGCGATGTTATTGGTTCCAATCAGATCGACAATCTCCCGTTGAACAGCCGCCGCTATGCGGATCTGGCGCTCCTGTCTCCGGGCATCTTCAAGAACCCATCCGTTGCAAACCCGGCCCCGGATCGCTTTAGCTCGAATGGAAATTCTGAGACGCAAAATTACTTTGCACTCGACGGAGTAGACAACAACTCGGGATCGACCAATCTTCAGGAAGGTTCCGTGCAGAATGTGCAGCCTCCTCCGGACGCGATCCAGGAGTTCCGGCTTCAGACGCGCACCTACTCGACAGAATTCGGTACTTCTGCCGGTGCCGTGGTCAACGCTTCGATCAAGAGTGGGACCAATCAGTTTCATGGAAACGTATGGGAGTATGCGCGCAACAGCATCTTCGATTCGAACACTTTTCTCAACAGACAGAATGGTATCGGTAAGGGGAGCTTCAGCCAGAACCAGTTTGGTGGAACACTGGGCGGTCCGATTCTGCACGATCGCATGTTCTTTTTCGGAGATTACCAAGGTCTGCGCAGCAGCAAGCAGGTGACGAAGCTATCGGTTGTCCCATCCCATAACATGAAGAGCGGTGATTTCAGCGAACTCGATCCCGCCGCATATCCGTTTCTCAGCAAGGCGACCGGACAGACAGGCTGCCTCAACGCGACGACGAGGATCATCGCTCCAAGCTGCCTCGATCCGGTTGCAATGAAGTTGGCGGCTCTCTTCCCAGACCCCAACGTCCCTGGTCAGACAATATGGACGGGCAATCCTAACTATCAGTTTGTGTATCAATCGCCGACGCAGATCAACTCTGCCGATGTCAGGATCGACCACAAGCTCACCGAAAAAGATGCGCTCTTTGGCCGCTATAGCTATATGAAGCAGCACCGGCAGGACCCCCCATGGACGAAAGACCCGATTGCCGGCAATGGGGGCTTTGCCACCGATTACAACATCCGCAATCAGGGGCTGGCGCTGGGGTGGACGCGCATCCTCTCCGCGTCCGCTGTGAATCAGGCGCGGTTTGGCTTCTCGCGCGATAATGCAGTGAGCGGCCCCATCGGGCTTACGCTCGGCAAATCGAATGCCACGGACTATGGCTTGACGGGCATCCCCGCCTCCCCCTATACCGCAGGCATCCCGCCCATATATATCTCCGGTCTCGTAACGCTTGGCGTGGATCGTTACCGTCCCCAGTTCCAGGTGGCGCAGGTATTTCAATTCATTGATACCTTCACCAAGCTGCAGGGCAACCATAGTCTGCTCTTCGGCTACGAGTATCACCGCAATACGGACAACTTCCTCGACCTGCAGGCACCCCAGGGATATATCCAATCCACTGGAATTTACTCGAACAAGTCCGGCTTCGGCTTTGCGGATTTTCTCATGGGGGATGTTGCTTCGACGATCTACAACACGCCTCTTGCAGTTCACAACTTTCTTCCCGGGCATTCGTTTTTCGCTCAGGACACCTGGCGCATAGTAAATCGGCTGACGGTAACCTATGGTGCGCGTTACGAGCTGTTCGCACCGTGGATGAACCGCACGAATTCGGTTTCGAACTTCTCTCCCGCTAATGGCGGCTCAATGGTCCCGTCAACGCCTAACGCGAAGGGCTGGGCTGATCGCTCCCTGATCAACCCGGACAAAAACAACATTGCTCCACGTATAGGTTTCAGCTACCAGGCGTCCGATAAGGTGGTCTTTCGCGGCGGATATGGCGTGTTCTACCAGTTCATCAACCGCATCGGTTCCGAGTCCATGCTTGCCCTCAATTTACCTTTTCTCAAGCAGATCTTTACATCTCAATCGAATGGCAGCGTGGATCCCGTCTTCTTTTTGAAGAACGGGTTTCCGGGAAAAACCTATGCAGCAGCCTCCGTACCGCTCTATCTACAGAAAGCCAATTGGCAAGACCCCAACCAGCGTACCAGCTATATTCAGCAGGCCAGCTTTGGACCGCAGTTCCAGATGAGTCCCACGACGGTCCTGGAAATGAACTGGATCGGAAACTGGGGCCATAAGATGAATCGTCTGCGCAATGCGAATCAGGGCGTTGTCACTGGCTACGCATCGCCAACTGCAGCTCTCGTCCAGTTTCCGTATGCAAACCTGAACACGGCCACCTCAACCATTGCGGGCGCGGGTCAGCACGCCTTCCTGGAGTACGCGACCAACGATGGCAACACCAGCTACAACGCGCTGGAGGTCAGCGCGCGCCGCCGTCTGGCGAATCGTCTCGGTTATCAGATCAGCTATACCTGGTCGCATGCTTTCGCGGACTTTACAGACAATCTCACTGGAGGCTCGACTCCCCAAAATGCCTACGACTACGCGCATGAAAAGAGCAACTCGCCCTTTGACCAGAGGCATCGCTTCGTTGCCAGCGGGCAATGGTCGGTGCCGATCGGCAAGGGAGGCTGGGTTCTGAACCGCGACTCCGTGGCTGCCAGTCTGCTCGGCGGATGGCAGCTCAACACGATCATTACCCTGCAAACCGGAACTACATTCAGCGTGGGTGCAGCCGACAACAGCCAGACCGGTGGCAGCCATGCATCCTATGCAAATTGCGTCGGCAATCCATTTGCCGGGACAACAAGTGATCGTAACCAGGTCAGCGATCGCAACTCAACGGAGCGCTTCATCAGCGCCAGCGGGTTCGCGCAACCGGGAGTAGGTACATTCGGAAGCTGCCGCCCGCGTATGTTTTACGGACCTGGTTCTCGGAATGTTGACCTGAGTGTCTTCAAGCAATTTTCTCTTGGCGACGTGCGCAAGATTGAGTTGCGCTTCGAAGGCTTCAACGCCTTCAACCATGCCAACTTCGGCAATCCGTCCGCCTCCGTGTCCAATACGGCCACCTTCGGCAAAATCACCTCCGTCGTGAACGACCCGCGCGAAATTCAACTCGCAGGCAAGTTCTACTTTTAG
- a CDS encoding PIG-L family deacetylase codes for MSFRSKGALSVALMSALLPSLCIGENVPLTKTVVDARPIPMDRGAAETWKMLKKLHTRASILMIVAHPDDEDGATLAYESRGLGVRTNLMTLNRGEGGANVMSSDLWDALGLVRTEELLQADRYYGLDGQYFSTVADYGFSKSLKEALGQWGHDRVLRDAVRVVRTVRPLIVCSVFVGGPTDGHGNHATAGLMAQEVFKAAGDPKMFPEQIKEGLLPWTPVKTYARTPFFRTSEKGAYDYANHRWTPLGVTNHVTGKWEPGQVSTTVTIPSGTFDTPLGLTYPQISREGLGFQKSQNGGADIPFPGPQVSNYHRFGSHIAAKDKENSFFDGIDISLTGIADLAGNEPPTFLKTGLKQINDAVESAIAGFAAQDPSAIAGTLANGLKATNSLVAEVEKSTLAQEEKYNILHELTTKQQQFNTALLASLSLSVEADVVPPPSSDGIPAEFRGTQRTFQMATPGKNFNVRVHLFDGGKLPVEVQSVELNATSGKSWNASSGSAAPRTIEPGNVSDVRFTAKVPDDEPYTRPYFTRPGMEQSYYDIADNSSWGMALSPYPLHATVRFSFDGLTLESSRVVQVISKVDGPGTLRYPMPVGPPVSVAISPSAGVIPLDEKSFSVSVRLHNNVEGHADETVHLVLPDGWTSTPQSMPVNFTQMGEEQAVTFTIRPGNVSQKPYEITAVADYAGKSYKEGYVTVGYTGLRPYFLYSPAAYKATGTDVKMAPSQNIGYIEGSGDDVPASLKALGVNVSFLSAQDLASADLSKYNSILVGVRAYAVRPDLVANNNRLLNYVKNGGVVMVQYNTPEFDHNYGPYPYVMTNDPEEVTDEKSVVTILDPNNPLFTWPNKITSKDFDGWIEERGSKFLSSWDSKYEPLLETHDEGQSPQKGGLVYARYGKGAYIYNAYAFYRQLPLGVPGAYRIFANMLSLPKNPQFLSGK; via the coding sequence ATGTCCTTCCGATCCAAAGGTGCCCTGTCTGTGGCTCTGATGTCTGCGCTTCTCCCCAGCTTATGCATTGGAGAGAACGTCCCCCTCACAAAAACCGTGGTTGATGCGCGTCCCATCCCAATGGATCGCGGAGCTGCCGAAACCTGGAAGATGCTCAAAAAGCTGCATACCCGCGCAAGCATCCTTATGATCGTCGCTCATCCCGACGACGAGGATGGAGCGACTCTCGCCTACGAAAGCCGTGGACTCGGTGTACGCACGAATTTGATGACGTTAAACCGGGGCGAGGGTGGCGCGAATGTCATGTCCTCAGATTTGTGGGATGCTCTCGGCCTGGTTCGTACCGAGGAGTTGCTCCAGGCAGACCGATACTACGGTCTGGATGGGCAATACTTCTCGACGGTCGCAGACTACGGTTTTTCCAAATCGCTTAAGGAGGCTCTTGGTCAGTGGGGCCACGACCGTGTGCTGCGCGACGCGGTGCGCGTCGTCAGAACAGTTCGTCCACTGATCGTCTGCTCTGTCTTCGTCGGTGGGCCGACCGATGGCCACGGAAACCATGCAACGGCTGGTCTGATGGCGCAGGAGGTCTTCAAAGCCGCGGGTGACCCGAAGATGTTTCCCGAGCAGATCAAGGAAGGGCTCCTTCCCTGGACCCCGGTGAAGACGTATGCGCGCACTCCGTTCTTTCGTACCTCTGAAAAGGGGGCGTACGACTACGCCAACCACCGGTGGACTCCTCTAGGGGTGACGAATCACGTCACCGGTAAGTGGGAGCCAGGTCAGGTATCCACGACTGTCACCATTCCATCCGGAACCTTCGACACTCCGCTTGGGCTGACCTATCCGCAGATTTCGCGTGAGGGGCTGGGGTTTCAGAAATCGCAGAACGGCGGAGCGGATATTCCCTTTCCCGGCCCACAGGTCTCGAACTACCATCGCTTCGGTTCGCACATCGCTGCCAAAGACAAGGAGAATAGCTTCTTCGATGGAATCGACATTTCACTGACGGGGATCGCGGATCTCGCTGGAAACGAGCCGCCAACCTTTCTGAAGACCGGCTTGAAGCAGATTAACGATGCGGTGGAAAGTGCGATTGCCGGCTTTGCCGCGCAGGACCCTTCAGCAATTGCAGGGACCCTCGCCAACGGTCTCAAAGCAACCAACAGTCTAGTAGCCGAAGTCGAAAAGAGCACTCTCGCCCAGGAAGAAAAATACAACATACTGCATGAGCTAACAACGAAACAGCAGCAGTTCAACACCGCGCTTCTCGCGTCTCTGAGCCTTTCCGTCGAGGCAGATGTCGTGCCTCCTCCCTCTAGCGACGGGATCCCAGCCGAGTTCCGAGGTACTCAAAGAACGTTTCAGATGGCAACCCCAGGCAAGAATTTCAATGTTCGAGTGCATCTCTTCGATGGCGGCAAGCTTCCTGTCGAAGTTCAGTCCGTGGAGTTGAACGCCACTTCCGGAAAATCCTGGAACGCCTCCTCTGGGTCTGCCGCACCCAGGACAATCGAGCCCGGGAATGTCTCCGATGTGCGCTTCACCGCCAAAGTCCCTGATGATGAACCTTACACACGTCCCTACTTCACGCGTCCGGGGATGGAGCAGTCCTACTACGACATCGCCGATAATTCATCGTGGGGCATGGCGCTGTCGCCCTATCCCTTGCATGCGACGGTGCGCTTCAGCTTCGACGGCTTGACACTGGAATCTTCCCGGGTCGTCCAGGTGATCAGCAAGGTTGACGGCCCCGGAACCCTGCGTTACCCCATGCCGGTCGGTCCTCCTGTCTCCGTTGCAATCAGCCCTAGCGCGGGTGTGATCCCCCTGGACGAGAAGTCTTTTTCAGTAAGCGTGCGCTTGCACAACAATGTAGAGGGCCACGCAGATGAAACCGTTCACCTCGTCCTTCCCGATGGATGGACATCAACTCCCCAGTCGATGCCCGTGAACTTTACCCAGATGGGAGAAGAGCAGGCAGTAACCTTCACCATTCGTCCCGGGAATGTCTCCCAAAAACCGTATGAAATTACGGCGGTTGCTGACTACGCCGGCAAGTCATACAAAGAGGGCTACGTCACCGTCGGTTATACCGGGCTCCGACCGTATTTTCTATACAGCCCGGCCGCTTACAAAGCGACTGGCACCGATGTAAAGATGGCGCCATCTCAGAACATCGGCTACATCGAAGGCAGCGGTGACGATGTGCCAGCTTCGCTCAAGGCTCTCGGTGTTAATGTCTCGTTCCTTTCTGCGCAGGATCTTGCCAGTGCCGACCTGAGCAAATATAACTCCATCCTTGTCGGCGTTCGTGCCTACGCTGTTCGGCCAGACCTGGTTGCGAACAACAATCGTCTCCTGAACTATGTCAAGAATGGTGGCGTCGTCATGGTGCAATACAATACGCCCGAGTTTGACCATAACTATGGCCCTTATCCCTACGTCATGACAAACGATCCTGAAGAGGTGACAGATGAGAAATCGGTTGTCACTATCCTCGATCCCAACAACCCGTTGTTTACTTGGCCCAACAAAATTACTTCAAAGGATTTCGACGGATGGATTGAAGAGCGCGGCTCGAAGTTCCTCTCCTCCTGGGATAGCAAATATGAGCCCTTGCTGGAGACGCACGATGAGGGGCAGTCACCTCAGAAAGGCGGCCTCGTCTACGCGCGATATGGGAAGGGAGCTTATATCTACAATGCCTATGCCTTCTATCGTCAGCTTCCGCTCGGCGTACCGGGCGCATATCGCATCTTTGCAAACATGCTGAGCCTGCCGAAGAATCCGCAATTTCTCTCCGGAAAATAA
- a CDS encoding APC family permease yields the protein MQTQIARAGEQLDRGIGLPGAMSANILNMVGIGPFLTIPLALAAMGGPQAMLGWIMGAILCLCDGMVWAELGSTLPHSGGPYHYLLQAFGPTRWGRLISFLFLWQALLIGPLSIASGAVGFGEYANFVVPHLRHHDLVLLAMALCLVNTWILYRNIRSIGTLSVVITTAVLGTCAWIVISGIFHFNSAIAFSFPPHAFQPSRAFWFGLGSSTLIAVYDYGGYNNVCMLGGEVRNPRKTIPRAVIYSIILVAVLYLAMNLSILGTVPWQQGQHSRAIVADYMQMLYGRSGGVVVAVLILVASWGSALAILLGFSRVPYTAAVDGQFFKPFARLHPKGRFPSTSLLVMGGLSALACIFSLSDLISVLIVVQTMFQFIAQCMGVVLLRRKTRLSTDIYRMPLYPLPAIVALVGWLYIVLSSKVTHIAIGLAMAAVGAAVYLLEARRKQEWPFYEQHEV from the coding sequence ATGCAAACTCAAATCGCTCGTGCCGGAGAACAACTCGATCGCGGTATAGGTTTACCCGGCGCCATGTCAGCCAACATCCTTAACATGGTTGGCATCGGTCCCTTCCTTACTATTCCCCTCGCCCTGGCGGCCATGGGCGGCCCGCAGGCAATGCTCGGCTGGATAATGGGGGCAATCCTCTGCCTATGCGATGGCATGGTGTGGGCCGAGCTTGGTTCTACGTTGCCTCACTCCGGAGGCCCCTACCACTACCTTCTGCAGGCCTTTGGCCCAACCCGATGGGGACGCCTCATCAGCTTCCTCTTCCTCTGGCAGGCCCTCCTGATCGGTCCCCTCTCTATTGCCTCCGGGGCCGTCGGCTTTGGGGAATACGCAAATTTTGTTGTCCCCCATCTCCGGCACCATGATCTGGTACTACTCGCGATGGCGCTCTGTTTAGTCAACACTTGGATTCTCTACCGAAACATCCGCTCGATCGGGACCCTCTCCGTTGTCATCACGACGGCAGTGCTTGGCACCTGCGCATGGATCGTCATCAGCGGCATCTTCCACTTCAACAGTGCAATCGCCTTTAGCTTTCCTCCGCATGCTTTTCAACCCTCGCGGGCGTTCTGGTTTGGGCTCGGCTCATCTACGCTGATTGCCGTCTATGACTATGGCGGTTACAACAACGTTTGCATGTTAGGAGGAGAGGTACGAAACCCACGAAAGACTATTCCTCGCGCCGTCATTTACTCCATCATTCTCGTTGCTGTCCTCTATCTCGCAATGAACCTGTCCATTCTTGGAACGGTGCCATGGCAGCAGGGCCAGCATTCCCGGGCTATTGTCGCGGATTATATGCAGATGCTTTACGGCCGTTCGGGAGGCGTTGTTGTTGCGGTCCTCATTCTCGTCGCGAGCTGGGGGTCGGCCCTTGCCATTCTTCTGGGCTTCTCCCGCGTCCCCTATACCGCAGCGGTAGACGGACAATTTTTCAAGCCCTTCGCTCGTCTCCATCCGAAAGGAAGGTTTCCATCAACCTCTCTTCTCGTAATGGGGGGCCTCTCGGCACTTGCCTGCATCTTTTCACTTTCCGACTTAATCTCAGTCCTTATCGTGGTTCAAACGATGTTTCAATTTATCGCGCAATGTATGGGTGTGGTCCTTCTCCGCCGCAAGACGCGCTTGTCGACAGATATTTATCGAATGCCTCTGTATCCATTGCCGGCAATCGTCGCTCTGGTCGGCTGGCTGTATATCGTCCTGAGCAGCAAAGTCACGCACATCGCAATCGGGCTCGCCATGGCCGCTGTGGGCGCAGCCGTCTATCTGCTGGAGGCGAGACGAAAACAGGAGTGGCCGTTCTATGAACAGCATGAAGTGTGA
- a CDS encoding carbohydrate kinase family protein encodes MNSMKCDVAVVGEIYIDHIFTGFTAWPQPGEEVFTNEYKREIGGGAVNTACALARLGRKVSLVGGIGISDAEWFEARLLEFGVSTEGLARSDGETGVTVSVSMRNDRSFFSYHGENDKLAGRLQSKSVIDVLVSARHVHFALPLEHTVAMHLLPILKAAGCTTSLDVGFQPAWLRSPASLEICRAVDHLLPNEKEASLLCGGDIASYLSFAEDNGLAQAVVKLGSRGAAMLENGRRYEVAPPVVDVVDTTGAGDAFDAGFIDALLDGVGPEDCLRRACICGGLSTRRAGSLSALPTHQEIENIYEQIYTS; translated from the coding sequence ATGAACAGCATGAAGTGTGACGTCGCAGTCGTAGGCGAGATTTATATCGATCATATCTTTACCGGTTTCACGGCATGGCCGCAGCCGGGCGAAGAAGTGTTTACGAACGAGTACAAGCGCGAAATCGGCGGTGGGGCTGTTAACACCGCCTGTGCGCTCGCCCGACTCGGGCGCAAGGTCAGTCTCGTAGGAGGCATTGGCATCTCCGACGCCGAATGGTTTGAGGCGCGTCTTCTCGAATTCGGAGTTTCGACCGAAGGGCTTGCCCGTTCGGATGGTGAGACGGGAGTCACGGTCAGCGTTTCGATGAGAAACGACCGCTCCTTCTTCAGCTACCACGGTGAGAACGACAAGTTGGCAGGTCGGCTTCAGTCGAAATCGGTCATCGATGTTCTCGTGTCTGCACGGCATGTGCACTTCGCCCTTCCGCTAGAACACACCGTAGCGATGCACCTTCTGCCGATATTGAAAGCCGCCGGCTGTACGACATCGCTCGATGTGGGATTTCAACCGGCGTGGTTGCGATCTCCGGCCAGTCTGGAGATCTGCCGCGCTGTGGACCATCTCCTGCCAAACGAAAAAGAGGCATCCCTGTTGTGCGGCGGAGACATCGCCAGCTACCTTTCCTTCGCGGAGGACAATGGATTGGCCCAGGCCGTAGTCAAGCTCGGTTCTCGCGGAGCGGCTATGCTGGAGAACGGACGCCGCTATGAAGTAGCGCCCCCCGTCGTGGATGTGGTCGATACAACAGGAGCAGGCGATGCATTTGACGCTGGCTTTATCGACGCCCTCCTCGACGGAGTGGGCCCCGAAGACTGTCTACGCCGTGCCTGCATCTGCGGAGGTCTCTCAACGCGGCGCGCCGGATCTCTAAGTGCACTCCCCACACACCAGGAAATCGAGAATATCTATGAGCAAATTTATACGTCGTAA